From Halomarina ordinaria:
CGTCGGTCGTGGTCGCGGTCGTCGCCGCGTCGTCGTCGGTGGCGTCGGCCGTCGCGTCGGCGTTGCCGCCCTCGCGCATCTGCTGCAGCTCCTGCTCGACCTCCTCGCGGCCCTTCTGGAACTCGCCCATCGCCTGCCCGCTCGACTTCGCGAGCTGCGGGAGCTTGTTCGCCCCGAACAGCAGCACGACGATGAGCAGGATGACGACGAGTTCTATCCCGCCGGGGATTCCCGGAAACAGCGGTACTACGGTGGTTGCCATGTCTACCGTCCTTTGCAAACTGCAGATTATAGGCCTTTTGCTCGTGTCGAAGGTCGGTTCTTATGTACGAGACGTCCCTACCGAGGGACGAAATGGTCGAGGTAGGCGACACGGCACCCGACTTCACCGCACCGCTCGCGACCGGCGAGGACGTCGAATCGTTCACCCTCTCGGAGGCGCTCGAGGACGGCCCGGTCGTCCTCGCGTTCTTTCCGGGGGCGTTCACCAGCGTCTGCTCGCACGAACTGGCGTCGTTCCGCGACCGGCTCTCGGCGTTCGAGGACGCCGGCGTGGCGCTCTACGGCGTCAGCGTCGACTCGCCGTTCGCGCTCAACGCCTTCCACGACGAACTGGACCTCAACTTCCCGCTCATCAGCGACGCCAACGACGAACTCGTCGACCTGTACGACGTCTCGATGGACTTCGCCGACCTGGGCGTCTACGGCGTCGCCAAGCGCGCCGTCTTCGTCGTGAACGAGGACGGCGAAGTCACGTACGCGTGGGTGAGCGACGACCCCGGCGTCGAACCGGAATACGACGAGGTCGAGGACGCCGCGGCCACCGCCTGAGTCCGGACTGCTGGGAGGCAAAGTCCTTTTCTCGCGGCCGACTAGTCACCGTGTATGAGCACCGGCACCGCAGGTAACGGCGGGCGCACGTACGACCCGACCGCGGACCACGCGTTCCCCGACGACCGACTGAACGCCGTTCTCGACTTCGTCGACGACGACGAGGAGATACAGGCGTACCTCGAGGCGCAGAACGTCAACGCCGTCGACCGGAAGGGGTACAACGACCACGGGCGCAAGCACATCGGTATCGTCCGCAACCGGGCGCTGTGCCTCTACGACCTGCTGAAGGCCGGTGACGTCGAGTTCAACGGCGCGAGCCAGCAGGGCCTCGACGAGGCGGACGAGGCGGTCATCGTCGCCCTCGCCGCCCAGCTCCACGACATCGGTCACGTCGTCCACCGCGACGACCACGCCTACTACTCCATCCCCCTCGCGGCCGACGTCCTCGACCGCGTCCTCCCCGAGTTCTACGGCGTCGCGGACGCCGTGCGGGTGAAAGGCGAGGTGCTCCACGCCATCCTCTGTCACCACACCGCCGAACAGCCCCTCACCCGCGAGGCGGGCGTCGTCCGGGTCGCCGACGCGCTGGACATGGAGCGCGGGCGCTCGCGCATCCCCTACGAGAAGGGCGGACGCGGCATCAACACCCTCTCCAGTCAGGCCATCCAGGCGGTGAACCTCCGCGAGGGCGACGAGTCGCCCGTCCTCGTCGAAATCGAGATGACCGACGCCGCCGGCGTCTACCAGGTCGACGAACTCCTCAAGTCGAAACTCCACGACTCGCTCATCGACGACGACGTCCGCATCGTCGCCATCAACGTCCACGAGGGGGAACACCAACTGGTCGAACGCCTCGAACTCTGAGGTCGGCCCACGCTCGACGACGTCCCCTGCGCATTCGCGGTTCGGCCCTGTCGGGCGCTCACACGGGCCGTCAGACGCGGTAGCGCGGTCCGAAGCGCGACTCGACTGAGCAGTTTAACCGGCTCGACCGGGAACTCGATAGCGTGTCCGGAGGCTCACTGAGCGTGCTTCGTGACCGGGAGTTCCTCGCCCTGAGTGGGACGGCCTTCGCCCGCGCGCAGGCGTACTCGACCATCGCCATCGCGCTGGCGCTCTACGCCGACCTGTTCGGGACGACCAGCACCGTCGAGGGACTGTTCGGGACCGCGTTCGCCCTCGCCCAGTTGCTCATCGTCCTCCCGCTCGGCCGGAAGGTCGACACCGGGAACGCGAAGCGCTACCTGCTGGTCGGACTCGCGCTCAACGTCTGCGTGTTCGTCGGCTTCTGGCTCGTCGACGGCGTCTTGGACGTCATCGTCGTCCGCGTCCTGCAGGGCGTGAGCGCGAGCCTCCTCTGGATTACCGGGACCACCGTCGTCGGCGAGATAAGCCCCGCCGGCGACCGCGGCCAGTGGCTCGGGACGTACAACCAGGTCGGCGCGTTCTCCTCGCTCGCCGGCGACCTCGTCGGCGGCTACCTGCTCGCCGTCTACGGCTTCGGTGCGGCTTACGGCGTCCTCACCGCCGTCTCTCTCGGCGCGTTCGTCCTCCTCTACTCGCTGCTCAGAGACGACCCCGGCGGCCGGACGAGCGCCGAGGAGGCCACCGGTCTCGAGACCATCGGTCGGCTGCTCGACCGGTCGACCGTCCGCGCGCTCGTCGTCTTCCGGTTCGGCCTCTCCTTCGGGAAGATGGCGGTCCTGT
This genomic window contains:
- a CDS encoding twin-arginine translocase TatA/TatE family subunit — translated: MATTVVPLFPGIPGGIELVVILLIVVLLFGANKLPQLAKSSGQAMGEFQKGREEVEQELQQMREGGNADATADATDDDAATTATTTDDTATATQADSEPATETETEKQN
- a CDS encoding redoxin domain-containing protein, which translates into the protein MVEVGDTAPDFTAPLATGEDVESFTLSEALEDGPVVLAFFPGAFTSVCSHELASFRDRLSAFEDAGVALYGVSVDSPFALNAFHDELDLNFPLISDANDELVDLYDVSMDFADLGVYGVAKRAVFVVNEDGEVTYAWVSDDPGVEPEYDEVEDAAATA
- a CDS encoding HD domain-containing protein, with product MSTGTAGNGGRTYDPTADHAFPDDRLNAVLDFVDDDEEIQAYLEAQNVNAVDRKGYNDHGRKHIGIVRNRALCLYDLLKAGDVEFNGASQQGLDEADEAVIVALAAQLHDIGHVVHRDDHAYYSIPLAADVLDRVLPEFYGVADAVRVKGEVLHAILCHHTAEQPLTREAGVVRVADALDMERGRSRIPYEKGGRGINTLSSQAIQAVNLREGDESPVLVEIEMTDAAGVYQVDELLKSKLHDSLIDDDVRIVAINVHEGEHQLVERLEL
- a CDS encoding MFS transporter → MSGGSLSVLRDREFLALSGTAFARAQAYSTIAIALALYADLFGTTSTVEGLFGTAFALAQLLIVLPLGRKVDTGNAKRYLLVGLALNVCVFVGFWLVDGVLDVIVVRVLQGVSASLLWITGTTVVGEISPAGDRGQWLGTYNQVGAFSSLAGDLVGGYLLAVYGFGAAYGVLTAVSLGAFVLLYSLLRDDPGGRTSAEEATGLETIGRLLDRSTVRALVVFRFGLSFGKMAVLLFLPIYAHSAFGMSPFAVGGILAGGKVTKGLTQGYVGGLTDRVEHKHHFVLVGALLYAVGALLVPAAGYAEGVVPGVSAFGYALPGAFFVLFAAYAVCGVADSIRLPASMALFVEEGERFDAVAASMSLRSIAWKVGQVAGPVTVGLIWDATGVLSAFATAAGLVVVACVALALLYGDDADPVASPAHAH